In a single window of the Phaeobacter sp. G2 genome:
- a CDS encoding alpha/beta fold hydrolase, with the protein MIFLRLAAGLSLCLTLGCTDRSLSPVTPEALELGTPKTIFVATNRVELPDGSFGPERSEDNSLLELTVSIPPNHTLGKLEFGYADPDPETQFTLAARHRFQNPGDFDRRLNAVLRQSPANSRDVVVFVHGYNSTQAETAFRAAQLTHDLNTPGATVVYSWPSLGSPLGYAYDGDSVMFARDGLEQLLRRLKNSEARRIILVAHSMGSVLTMEALRQIEIRSPNWAEQNLAGVILISPDLDLDVFRSQIRQFNKVPEPFVVFVSSKDTILNISRRIRGTYSRERLGSLSSIEAVSDLPIDIIDTTAFSENAESGHFVAATSPTLLTLLVEAQVTEKAFDARPHDVAEFTKVVPSAGLGKTNVGEAVLFTLTGGER; encoded by the coding sequence ATGATTTTCCTCCGTTTGGCTGCTGGTCTCAGCCTTTGTCTGACCCTGGGCTGCACCGATCGCAGCCTGTCTCCGGTCACCCCCGAGGCATTGGAGCTTGGCACCCCCAAAACCATATTTGTCGCCACAAACCGGGTTGAACTGCCAGATGGATCCTTTGGCCCGGAACGAAGCGAAGACAACAGCCTGCTGGAGCTGACAGTCTCCATTCCGCCAAATCACACGCTGGGAAAACTGGAGTTCGGATATGCCGACCCAGACCCAGAAACCCAATTCACCCTGGCCGCGCGTCACCGGTTTCAAAACCCTGGTGATTTTGACCGCCGCCTGAATGCTGTGCTGCGTCAGTCCCCTGCCAACAGCCGAGACGTGGTTGTCTTTGTGCATGGCTACAACAGCACCCAGGCCGAGACCGCTTTTCGTGCGGCCCAGCTTACCCATGATCTGAATACGCCGGGCGCAACGGTGGTGTATTCCTGGCCAAGCCTGGGCAGTCCTTTGGGCTATGCCTATGACGGCGATAGCGTGATGTTTGCCCGCGATGGGTTGGAGCAGCTTTTGCGTCGCCTGAAAAACTCAGAGGCGCGGCGGATCATCCTGGTGGCCCATTCCATGGGCTCTGTCCTGACAATGGAAGCCCTGCGGCAGATCGAAATCAGATCCCCAAATTGGGCAGAGCAGAACCTAGCCGGGGTCATCCTGATCTCGCCGGACCTGGATCTGGATGTGTTTCGTAGCCAGATACGGCAGTTCAACAAGGTGCCTGAACCCTTTGTCGTCTTTGTGTCGAGCAAAGATACCATTCTCAACATCTCAAGACGTATTCGCGGAACCTATAGCCGCGAGCGCCTCGGTAGTCTCAGCTCCATCGAGGCGGTGTCAGACCTGCCCATAGATATTATCGACACAACTGCCTTTTCTGAAAATGCGGAATCTGGTCATTTTGTTGCGGCCACATCGCCCACGCTTTTGACCTTGTTGGTTGAGGCACAGGTCACCGAAAAAGCCTTTGATGCCAGACCCCATGATGTAGCGGAGTTCACAAAAGTTGTGCCAAGCGCTGGTCTAGGTAAAACAAATGTGGGCGAGGCCGTGTTGTTCACCCTCACCGGCGGCGAGCGCTGA
- a CDS encoding Smr/MutS family protein, with translation MSRRKLTSEEVELWHQVVEHTERLHPGSHSSPPSLPLPKPKPAKAPQVRPESFLEAFELGSKAKPKPQRHSLKPTPAKALAASPLQMDEKAFRRMKRGKLKPEGKLDLHGMRVDSAHPALTRFILSAQASGKRLVLVVTGKGKDRDEPGPIPVPRGVLRHHVPQWLALPPLAQAVLQVSQSHVTHGGEGAYYVYLRRTR, from the coding sequence ATGAGCAGGCGCAAGCTGACTTCCGAAGAGGTTGAACTCTGGCATCAGGTGGTAGAGCACACCGAGCGCCTGCATCCGGGCAGCCATTCCTCGCCGCCCAGCCTGCCCTTGCCCAAGCCAAAACCAGCAAAGGCGCCTCAGGTGCGCCCTGAAAGCTTCTTGGAGGCTTTTGAGCTGGGAAGTAAGGCAAAGCCAAAACCGCAACGGCATAGTCTGAAACCAACGCCAGCCAAGGCGCTGGCTGCAAGCCCCTTGCAGATGGACGAAAAAGCCTTTCGCCGGATGAAGCGTGGCAAATTGAAACCCGAAGGGAAACTGGATCTGCACGGGATGCGGGTGGATAGCGCCCATCCGGCGCTGACCCGGTTTATCCTGTCTGCACAGGCCTCGGGCAAACGTCTGGTTCTGGTGGTCACGGGCAAGGGTAAAGATCGCGATGAGCCCGGCCCTATCCCGGTACCGCGTGGTGTGTTGCGCCATCACGTGCCGCAATGGCTTGCGCTGCCGCCACTGGCGCAGGCCGTTTTGCAAGTGAGCCAGTCCCATGTCACCCATGGGGGCGAAGGCGCGTATTATGTCTACCTCCGTCGCACCCGTTAG
- the hslU gene encoding ATP-dependent protease ATPase subunit HslU, giving the protein MTDLTPREIVSELDRFIIGQADAKRAVAVAMRNRWRRKQLSDDLRDEVYPKNILMIGPTGVGKTEISRRLAKLARAPFIKVEATKFTEVGYVGRDVEQIIRDLVDSAIVQTRAFMREDVTAKAQKAAEERVISALAGEDAREITREVFRKKLRAGQLDDALIELDVADSSNPMGNMFDVPGQPGGGNMGVLNIGDLLGKAMGGRTVRKKMTVAESYDVLIGDEADKLLDDEVVNRAAIESVEQSGIVFLDEIDKVCARSDARGGDVSREGVQRDLLPLIEGTTVSTKHGPIKTDHILFIASGAFHVAKPSDLLPELQGRLPIRVNLRSLSEADFVRILTETDNALTLQYTALMKTEDVEVTFTEDGISALAKIAAEVNHSVENIGARRLYTVIERVFEDLSFNAPEQGGEKIIVNASFVSKHLGELASKSDLSRYVL; this is encoded by the coding sequence ATGACAGACCTGACCCCCCGCGAAATCGTTTCTGAACTTGACCGCTTTATTATTGGCCAAGCCGATGCAAAACGCGCCGTGGCTGTAGCCATGCGCAACCGCTGGCGCCGTAAGCAGCTGTCGGATGATCTGCGCGACGAGGTATACCCCAAGAACATCCTGATGATCGGACCCACCGGTGTCGGTAAAACCGAAATCTCGCGTCGGCTGGCAAAGCTGGCCCGGGCGCCATTCATCAAGGTGGAGGCAACCAAATTCACCGAAGTCGGCTATGTGGGCCGCGACGTGGAACAGATCATTCGCGATCTGGTGGACAGCGCCATCGTTCAGACCCGTGCCTTCATGCGCGAAGACGTCACGGCCAAGGCTCAGAAAGCCGCTGAAGAGCGGGTCATCAGCGCCCTGGCCGGCGAGGATGCCCGCGAAATCACCCGCGAAGTATTCCGTAAAAAACTACGTGCAGGGCAGCTTGACGATGCGCTGATCGAACTGGATGTCGCTGACAGCTCCAACCCGATGGGCAATATGTTTGATGTCCCCGGCCAGCCTGGCGGCGGCAATATGGGGGTGCTCAACATCGGCGATCTGCTGGGCAAGGCAATGGGCGGGCGTACGGTGCGCAAAAAGATGACCGTTGCCGAAAGCTATGATGTGCTGATCGGCGACGAGGCTGACAAATTGCTGGATGATGAGGTCGTTAACCGCGCCGCCATTGAATCCGTAGAGCAAAGCGGCATCGTCTTTCTGGATGAGATCGACAAGGTCTGCGCCCGATCTGATGCCCGCGGCGGCGATGTCAGCCGTGAAGGCGTGCAGCGGGATCTGTTGCCGCTGATCGAGGGCACCACTGTCAGCACCAAACATGGTCCCATCAAAACCGACCATATCCTGTTCATTGCCTCCGGTGCCTTTCATGTCGCCAAACCCTCTGATCTGTTGCCAGAATTGCAGGGGCGTCTGCCGATCCGGGTCAATTTGCGCAGCCTGAGCGAAGCCGATTTTGTCCGCATCCTGACCGAAACCGACAATGCGCTCACCCTGCAATATACTGCGCTGATGAAAACCGAAGATGTCGAGGTAACCTTTACCGAAGATGGCATTTCTGCGCTGGCCAAGATCGCAGCCGAGGTAAACCATTCTGTGGAAAACATCGGCGCGCGTCGTCTGTATACGGTGATTGAACGGGTGTTTGAGGATCTGTCTTTTAATGCCCCGGAGCAGGGCGGCGAAAAGATCATCGTCAATGCCAGCTTTGTCAGCAAACACCTGGGCGAGCTGGCCAGCAAAAGCGACCTCAGTCGCTACGTGCTGTAG